The proteins below are encoded in one region of Syngnathus acus chromosome 2, fSynAcu1.2, whole genome shotgun sequence:
- the urp2 gene encoding urotensin II-related peptide, with protein MLPRAAKLPFVPVMMLIVAMTQIRAAPAEKDPLKPPTHLSTRLHSSAEPPRSGQSEFLKHWRLNSRASGAEGTRRGDRTTSRTFTAGMRYHPGMDGSEKRGQILKMLSVLERMHRTFNSTLKTRITFLPRANARNSGRKNKMAAAMLTTSPPAAANSTASGASAGVVVPSLTGRNLRKSLPTQSKKTNKRVCFWKYCSQN; from the exons ATGCTTCCTCGAGCTGCGAAATTGCCGTTCGTTCCCGTTATGATGCTGATTGTCGCAATGACGCAAATCCGGGCAGCACCCGCAGAAAAAG ATCCGCTGAAACCTCCAACTCATCTTTCCACTCGTCTTCATTCGTCAGCTGAACCCCCAAGGTCTGGTCAAAGCGAGTTCCTCAAACACTGGCGTCTAAACAGCAGAGCATCTGGGGCAGAAGGAACGAGACGAGGAGACCGAACCACTTCGCGAACATTTACTGCCGGCATGAGATACCATCCTGGGATGGATGGTTCTGAGAAGCGGGGCCAGATACTTAAGATGCTCTCGGTCCTGGAGAGGATGCACCGGACGTTCAACAGCACGCTGAAGACAAGGATCACCTTCCTGCCAAGAG caAATGCAAGAAATTCAGgacggaaaaataaaatg GCTGCAGCGATGTTGACCACCTCCCCGCCAGCGGCTGCCAATAGCACCGCTTCCGGAGCGAGTGCCGGCGTAGTCGTCCCCAGCCTTACCGGCCGCAACCTCCGCAAGTCGCTCCCAACGCAGTCgaagaagacaaacaaaagag tGTGTTTCTGGAAGTACTGCTCCCAGAACTGA
- the ptk6b gene encoding protein-tyrosine kinase 6b: MDECLRSACPALWQRLHRDNKTKVDGQIASNPEAPLPQPAAEEESGSTYEAMWDFQGRNSNELTFQTGDVFKVQHRSDDWWTVCRLDPSGSKLDSGVVPGNYLKKTETSMQVEPWNFGTMNRSDAISLLMAPSNRPGAFLIRSSENHLGYVLSVRSSYRVKHFKITQTSDGLFDLDGMQQFTSLSDLVAHYCSNRLRLSNEDTLGEPCRPKEPVSEVQFPDELWELSKDEFTLEDKLGSGFFGDVYRGWWKSRIRVAVKIIKNDSEVNHTEFQREVQILKRLRHRHLISLFAVCTASTPYYIITELMEKGSLLDLLRSPEGKQQDMTSLSDMAGQVADGMSYLEEHNFIHRDLAARNVLVGEDYICKVADFGLTQVIKEPIYFAYQKATPHKWSAPEAIKQRKVSIKSDVWSFGVLLYEMVTYGGVPYPGLSGQEADKLVSEGYRMPAPPGCPPFLYEMMSKCWNSDPEQRPSFWQLKEQMYNIYDGSLSAHTDKEAPTTPTDT; this comes from the exons ATGGACGAATGCCTGCGCAGTGCATGCCCGGCTCTGTGGCAGAGGCTGCACAGggacaacaaaacaaaggtgGACGGCCAGATAGCATCGAACCCGGAAGCGCCCTTGCCGCAACCGGCGGCCGAGGAGGAGAGCGGGAGCACATATGAAGCAATGTGGGACTTCCAGGGCCGCAACTCCAATGAGTTGACCTTTCAGACGGGAGATGTGTTCAAGGTCCAGCACCGAAGTGATGACTGGTGGACTGTATGTAGGCTGGACCCGAGTGGAAGCAAGCTCGATAGCGGCGTTGTGCCCGGAAACTACCTGAAGAAAACTGAGACCAGTATGCAGGTGGAACC ATGGAATTTCGGGACCATGAACCGCTCAGACGCCATAAGTCTCCTCATGGCACCGAGTAACCGACCGGGAGCGTTCCTCATCCGATCCAGTGAGAACCATCTCGGATACGTTCTCTCAG TGCGTTCGAGCTATCGAGTGAAACACTTCAAGATCACCCAAACGTCCGACGGTCTCTTTGACCTGGACGGTATGCAGCAGTTTACGTCGCTGAGCGATCTGGTGGCGCACTACTGCAGCAACCGTCTCCGTCTCAGCAACGAGGACACACTGGGGGAACCCTGCAGGCCG AAAGAACCCGTGTCAGAAGTCCAATTCCCAGATGAATTGTGGGAGCTATCCAAGGATGAGTTCACCTTGGAGGACAAGTTGGGAAGCGGTTTCTTTGGGGATGTCTACCGAGGATGGTGGAAGTCGCGCATTCGCGTGGCCGTCAAGATCATCAAGAACG ACTCGGAGGTAAACCACACAGAGTTCCAGAGGGAAGTGCAGATCCTCAAGCGCCTGCGCCACCGTCACCTCATCTCGCTTTTTGCCGTCTGTACCGCCTCCACGCCATATTACATCATCACCGAGCTGATGGAGAAAGGAAGTCTGCTGGACCTGCTCAGAA GTCCCGAGGGCAAGCAGCAGGATATGACATCGCTGTCGGACATGGCCGGGCAGGTGGCTGATGGGATGTCGTACCTGGAAGAGCATAATTTCATCCATAGAGACTTGGCGGCCCGGAACGTTCTGGTTGGAGAAGACTACATCTGCAAGGTGGCCGACTTTGGACTGACCCAAGTCATCAAG GAGCCAATCTACTTTGCGTACCAGAAAGCCACCCCACACAAATGGAGCGCGCCGGAGGCCATCAAACAGAGGAAAGTTTCCATCAAGTCAGACGTGTGGTCCTTCGGCGTGCTGCTCTACGAGATGGTCACCTACGGAGGTGTGCCCTACCCAG GTCTAAGCGGGCAGGAAGCGGACAAGCTGGTGAGCGAAGGCTACAGAATGCCAGCACCTCCTGGTTGTCCGCCATTCCTCTACGAAATGATGTCCAAATGCTGGAATAGCGATCCCGAGCAGCGGCCCTCATTCTGGCAACTGAAGGAGCAAATGTACAACATCTACGATGGGAGTCTCTCGGCACATACAGACAAAGAAGCGCCTACAACACCTACAGACACTTAA
- the zgc:194282 gene encoding tyrosine-protein kinase Srms isoform X1, which yields MEGCCRSCMPCLKRLWDYIWPDFRYPNHVIANPAAAHEAEIRTVSGDIRVPSGDIRVPSGDIRVPSPKKRPVQLYAALFDFEARSDDELTVREGEKLSVLEQRGHYVLAKKVTGSLESGLIPANYVAVLQDEFAKHKWYYGNINRTKAEKLLLAPQNKDGCFLVRISESHSDEYTLSARSDGKVIHFRVQRSSIGAYFVSDKVSFGTLGELVSYYQKNPRSLGVLLTEPCVQQRELYDMEPWERPREEFKLHRKLGEGHFGEVWEALWTTENKRVAIKMLKQEDTKQDEFVKEVQALKSLHHPKLIQLLAMCSRGEPVYIVTELMSKGSLKSYLASAEGQVLTSAHLIYMGSQVAEGMAYLEDRNIVHRDLAARNILVGEDLVCKVADFGLARIIKDSVYTASRTTKIPVRWTAPEAAIHQKFSVKSDVWSFGVLLYEMMSRGKMPYEGKSNKQVLELLSSGARLACPSRCPHNIHRIMMDCWAAEPSKRPSFHALHSQLDSIYARIYFKTIEV from the exons ATGGAGGGCTGCTGCCGCTCCTGCATGCCCTGTTTGAAGCGCCTTTGGGACTACATCTGGCCCGACTTCCGCTACCCGAACCATGTGATCGCCAACCCGGCGGCCGCGCATGAAGCCGAGATCAGGACGGTGTCGGGCGACATCCGCGTGCCGTCGGGCGACATCCGCGTGCCGTCGGGCGACATCCGCGTGCCGTCGCCCAAGAAGAGGCCGGTCCAACTGTACGCGGCGCTCTTCGACTTCGAGGCCCGCAGCGATGACGAGCTGACGGTCCGGGAGGGCGAGAAGCTTTCTGTGCTGGAGCAGCGGGGTCACTACGTACTGGCCAAAAAGGTCACCGGCTCGCTGGAGTCTGGACTCATCCCTGCCAACTATGTGGCCGTCCTCCAGGACGAGTTCGCCAAACACAA GTGGTACTACGGCAACATCAACCGGACCAAAGCCGAGAAGCTGCTGCTGGCCCCCCAAAACAAAGATGGCTGCTTCCTGGTACGCATCAGTGAGAGTCACAGTGATGAGTACACCCTCTcag CTCGAAGCGACGGGAAGGTGATCCACTTTCGTGTGCAGCGTTCCTCCATCGGCGCTTATTTCGTGTCAGACAAGGTCTCCTTCGGGACGCTGGGCGAGCTGGTCTCGTACTACCAGAAGAACCCTCGCAGTTtgggcgtgctgctgacggaACCTTGTGTTCAGCAG CGGGAGCTTTACGACATGGAGCCTTGGGAGCGGCCTCGGGAGGAGTTCAAGCTGCACCGCAAGTTGGGCGAAGGCCACTTTGGAGAAGTGTGGGAGGCTCTGTGGACCACCGAGAATAAGCGAGTAGCCATTAAGATGCTCAAACAAG AGGACACCAAACAGGATGAGTTTGTGAAGGAGGTGCAAGCGCTGAAGAGCCTCCACCATCCCAAGCTGATCCAGTTGCTGGCCATGTGCTCCCGAGGAGAACCCGTCTATATCGTGACCGAGCTGATGAGCAAAGGAAGCCTCAAATCTTACCTGGCCT CTGCAGAAGGCCAGGTGCTGACCTCAGCTCACCTCATCTACATGGGCAGTCAGGTGGCCGAGGGCATGGCCTACCTGGAAGACAGGAACATCGTCCACAGAGACTTGGCGGCGAGAAACATCCTGGTGGGAGAGGATCTGGTCTGCAAGGTGGCAGACTTTGGACTGGCGCGTATTATCAAG GACAGCGTGTACACGGCTAGCCGGACCACCAAGATACCCGTGCGGTGGACGGCACCAGAGGCCGCCATTCATCAAAAGTTCTCCGTCAAGTCCGACGTGTGGTCCTTTGGCGTTCTGCTCTACGAGATGATGTCACGTGGGAAAATGCCCTACGAAG GCAAAAGCAACAAGCAGGTGTTGGAACTGCTGTCATCAGGGGCTCGCCTGGCGTGTCCCAGCAGATGTCCTCACAACATCCACCGCATCATGATGGACTGCTGGGCGGCCGAGCCGTCCAAGAGGCCTTCCTTCCATGCTTTGCATAGCCAGCTGGACTCCATTTACGCTCGGATCTACTTCAAGACCATTGAGGTGTGA
- the zgc:194282 gene encoding tyrosine-protein kinase Srms isoform X2 gives MEGCCRSCMPCLKRLWDYIWPDFRYPNHVIANPAAAHEAEIRTVSGDIRVPSPKKRPVQLYAALFDFEARSDDELTVREGEKLSVLEQRGHYVLAKKVTGSLESGLIPANYVAVLQDEFAKHKWYYGNINRTKAEKLLLAPQNKDGCFLVRISESHSDEYTLSARSDGKVIHFRVQRSSIGAYFVSDKVSFGTLGELVSYYQKNPRSLGVLLTEPCVQQRELYDMEPWERPREEFKLHRKLGEGHFGEVWEALWTTENKRVAIKMLKQEDTKQDEFVKEVQALKSLHHPKLIQLLAMCSRGEPVYIVTELMSKGSLKSYLASAEGQVLTSAHLIYMGSQVAEGMAYLEDRNIVHRDLAARNILVGEDLVCKVADFGLARIIKDSVYTASRTTKIPVRWTAPEAAIHQKFSVKSDVWSFGVLLYEMMSRGKMPYEGKSNKQVLELLSSGARLACPSRCPHNIHRIMMDCWAAEPSKRPSFHALHSQLDSIYARIYFKTIEV, from the exons ATGGAGGGCTGCTGCCGCTCCTGCATGCCCTGTTTGAAGCGCCTTTGGGACTACATCTGGCCCGACTTCCGCTACCCGAACCATGTGATCGCCAACCCGGCGGCCGCGCATGAAGCCGAGATCAGGACGGTGTCGGGCGAC ATCCGCGTGCCGTCGCCCAAGAAGAGGCCGGTCCAACTGTACGCGGCGCTCTTCGACTTCGAGGCCCGCAGCGATGACGAGCTGACGGTCCGGGAGGGCGAGAAGCTTTCTGTGCTGGAGCAGCGGGGTCACTACGTACTGGCCAAAAAGGTCACCGGCTCGCTGGAGTCTGGACTCATCCCTGCCAACTATGTGGCCGTCCTCCAGGACGAGTTCGCCAAACACAA GTGGTACTACGGCAACATCAACCGGACCAAAGCCGAGAAGCTGCTGCTGGCCCCCCAAAACAAAGATGGCTGCTTCCTGGTACGCATCAGTGAGAGTCACAGTGATGAGTACACCCTCTcag CTCGAAGCGACGGGAAGGTGATCCACTTTCGTGTGCAGCGTTCCTCCATCGGCGCTTATTTCGTGTCAGACAAGGTCTCCTTCGGGACGCTGGGCGAGCTGGTCTCGTACTACCAGAAGAACCCTCGCAGTTtgggcgtgctgctgacggaACCTTGTGTTCAGCAG CGGGAGCTTTACGACATGGAGCCTTGGGAGCGGCCTCGGGAGGAGTTCAAGCTGCACCGCAAGTTGGGCGAAGGCCACTTTGGAGAAGTGTGGGAGGCTCTGTGGACCACCGAGAATAAGCGAGTAGCCATTAAGATGCTCAAACAAG AGGACACCAAACAGGATGAGTTTGTGAAGGAGGTGCAAGCGCTGAAGAGCCTCCACCATCCCAAGCTGATCCAGTTGCTGGCCATGTGCTCCCGAGGAGAACCCGTCTATATCGTGACCGAGCTGATGAGCAAAGGAAGCCTCAAATCTTACCTGGCCT CTGCAGAAGGCCAGGTGCTGACCTCAGCTCACCTCATCTACATGGGCAGTCAGGTGGCCGAGGGCATGGCCTACCTGGAAGACAGGAACATCGTCCACAGAGACTTGGCGGCGAGAAACATCCTGGTGGGAGAGGATCTGGTCTGCAAGGTGGCAGACTTTGGACTGGCGCGTATTATCAAG GACAGCGTGTACACGGCTAGCCGGACCACCAAGATACCCGTGCGGTGGACGGCACCAGAGGCCGCCATTCATCAAAAGTTCTCCGTCAAGTCCGACGTGTGGTCCTTTGGCGTTCTGCTCTACGAGATGATGTCACGTGGGAAAATGCCCTACGAAG GCAAAAGCAACAAGCAGGTGTTGGAACTGCTGTCATCAGGGGCTCGCCTGGCGTGTCCCAGCAGATGTCCTCACAACATCCACCGCATCATGATGGACTGCTGGGCGGCCGAGCCGTCCAAGAGGCCTTCCTTCCATGCTTTGCATAGCCAGCTGGACTCCATTTACGCTCGGATCTACTTCAAGACCATTGAGGTGTGA